The genomic window ATGAGCGCGAACTCCGGGAAGGCAGTGATCAAGCATCCGCTCGTCACCGAGAAGGCGATGAACGACATGGACTTCGAGAACAAGCTCCAGTTCGCGGTTCGCACCGACGCCGCGAAGCCCGAGATTGCCGAGGCCGTCGAGGAGCAGTTCGAAGTCGAGGTCACGTCGGTCAACGCCCACGTGACGATGAAGGGATACAAGAAGGCGATCGTCGAACTCGGCGAGGACTATGACGCCGACGAGGTCGCCTCCCGCATCGGGGTGTTCTAACAATGGGACGACGCATCCGTGGACAGCGGCGAGGACGCGGCGGCTCGGTCTTCCGAGCGCCCTCCCACCGCTACAAGTCCGACAAGCAGCACAAGAAGAACGAAGACGACGACCTGGTCAGCGGCGAGGTCGTCGACATCGAACACGACCCGGCCCGCTCCGCGCCGATCGCCCAGGTCCAGTTCGAGGACGGCGACCAGCGCCTCGTCCTCGCGCCGGAGGGCGTCGGCGTCGGCGACCAGATTCAGGTCGGCATTTCGGCGTCGATCGAGCCCGGCAACACGCTGCCCCTGGCGGAGATCCCGGAGGGCGTGCCGGTCTGTAACGTCGAGTCCAACCCGGGCGACGGCGGGACCTTCGCGCGCGCCAGCGGCGTGAGCGCACGCGTGGTCACGCACGATCGATCCGTTACGGTCGTCCAGCTACCGAGTGGCGAGGTCAAGCGCCTCGACCCCGACTGCCGCGCCACGATCGGCGTGGTCGCGGGCGGTGGCCGGACGGAGAAGCCGATGGTCAAGGCCGGCAACAAGTACCACAAGGTCAAATCGCGCGCGATGACCTGGCCGCGGGTCCGTGGCGTCGCGATGAACGCCGTCGACCACCCGTTCGGTGGCGGCGGACGACAGCACCCGGGGCGCCCGAAGAGCGTCTCCCGGGACGCACCGCCGGGCCGCAAGGTCGGCGACATCGCGTCTCGTCGGACGGGACGAGGTGGTGACGAATGAGTGAATCAGGTTACAGAACCGGTCACGAGGGCGAGTTCACCTTCCGTGGCCACACGCTCGACGAGCTGCAGGACATGAGCGTCGAGGACGTCGCGGAACTGCTCCCCGCACGCCAGCGGCGAAGTATCGAGCGCGGGCTCTCCCCCGAGAAGCAGAAGCTCCTCGAGGACGCCCGCGAGGCCGAGCCCGAGGAGACGGCCCAGTCGCCGCTCCGGACGCACCTGCGCGACATGCCGATCCTGCCCGAGATGGTGAACCTCACGTTCGCCGTCCACGACGGTCAGGACTTCGAGCGCGTCGACGTCGAACCCGAGATGCTCGGTCACTACCTGGGCGAGTTCCAGCAGACCCGGGGCAAGGTCGAGCACGGCCAGGCAGGCATCGGTGCCACCCGGTCCTCGAAGTTCGTACCACTCAAGTGAGGTGACAGGATGGGAATCAGCTACAGCGTGGACGCGGACCCGGACACGACGGCGAAAGCGATGCTCCGGGAGCGCCAGATGAGCCAGAAGCACAGCAAGGCGATCGCCCGCGAGATCAAGGGCCAGACGGCCGAGGACGCGGTTGCGTACCTCGAGGACGTCGTGGCCGGCGAGCAGTCGGTCCCCTTCCGGGAGCACAACAGCGGCGTCGGACACCGATCCGACATCGACGGCTGGGACGCCGGCCGCTACCCGGAGAAGGCCAGCGAGGGCTTCCTCGACCTGCTCGAGAACGCGATCGCGAACGCCGAACACCAGGGATTCGACGGCGAGACGATGGAAATCGTCCACGTCGCCTCCCACAAGGTCGGCGAGACCCAGGGTCGCAAGCCCCGCGCGATGGGGCGGGCGGGCGCCTGGAACTCGCCGGAGGTCGACGTCGAGATCGTGCTCGCCGAGAGCACGGACGACGGAGGTGACGCCTGATGGCGGACGAACACCAGTTCATCGAGGACGGCCTCCAGCGGAGCCAGATCGACGAGTTCTTCGCCGACGAACTGGGTCGCGCCGGCTACGGCGGCATGGACGTCGCCAAGACGCCGATGGGCACCCAGATCGTCCTCAAGGCCGAGAAGCCCGGTATGGTGATCGGCAAGGGCGGTGAGAACATCCGTTCGATCACCACGACTCTCGAGGAGGAGTTCGACCTCGAGGATCCCCAGATCGACGTGCAGGAGGTCGACGAACCGGACCTCAACGCCCGGATCGTCGCCGACCGCCTCGCGAACGCCCTCGAGCGCGGCTGGTACTTCCGCAAGGCCGGCCACACGACGCTCGAGCGGATCATGGACGCGGGCGCGCTCGGTGCGGAGATCGTCCTGTCGGGGAAGGTCACGGGCGCACGTGGCCGCGTCGAGAAGTTCTCCGACGGCTACATCAAGCACAACGGCGAGCCCGCCGAGGAGGTCGTCGACCACGGCCAGGGCGTCGCCGTCATGAAGCTCGGCACGATCGGCGTGACGGTCAAGATCATCCCGCCGGGCGCGGAGCTGCCCGACGACTTCGAGATCGCCGAGGGCGCTTCGACGGAGAGCCTCGAGCCAGAGGAGGCCGAGGCAGGCGTCGAGGAACTGCTCGAGGAGCCCGACGACGAGGACCTCGAGGAACTCGAGGACGCAGCCGCCGACGCCGACGAGGCGACGGGTGAGGCTGACCTCCCCGAAGAAGTCGTCGAGGGCGAGGAGTTCGAGGACCCCGAGATCCCGGATGACGACGACGTCGCCGAGGAGCTCGAGGAACTCGAGGAGTCCGTCGAGGAAGACCTGGACGAGGAGACCGAGGCAGCGGCCGAGGAGCTCGTCGAGGAGATGGAGGAGGCCGACGAGGCCGAATCCGACGACGAGGACACCGAAGCGGACGACGAGGCCGAGAAGGCCGACGCTGACGACGCCGACGAGGAGGGTGACGAGGAATGACCGAGATTCACCCCGTCGAGGTTCGGGACATGACGCCCGCCGAGCGGGAGGCCGAGCTCGAGGAGCTCCAGACGGAGCTGCTCAACGCCAAGGCCGTCCAGGCAGCGGGTGGTGCACCGGAGAACCCTGGCCGCATCAAGGAGCTCCGGCGCGCAGTCGCCCGGATCAAGACGATTCAGCGAGAGGAGGGAGACCTCGACGAATGAGCCTGACGCCCGCGTCGCTTCCCCGACACGAGCTGGTCGGTCTGCCCGTCCGGGTAGCCGACGCCAGCGATTCCGGCATGACCGGTATCGCTGGTCGCGTCGTCGCCGAGACGACGTCGACGCTCTCGATCCGCGGCCACCGCGAGGGGGCCGCCGGCGGGGAGACGCGGGTTCGTCAGGTCCCAAAGCGTGGAACGACGTTCGAATTCGTGCTCACAGATGAAGCTGCCGACGGCGCGAGCTCGCCCAACGAGGGCGCCCGCAAGGGGTCGGGGACTGCGTTCAAACTGGCCGCCGACTCCGCGGCGGCCGGCGAGAGCGCGGCCCACGTTACGGTGGATGGAGCGCGGCTCCACGCGCATCCTGCGGAGCGGACGGAGACACGGAGTGATTCCACATGGCGATAGGATTAGACGTATCAGCGCCTCCGGAGCCAGAGAACCCGGAGGACTACGACTACGAGACGTGTCCGTTCCACGGCGAACTCTCCGTTCGGGGTCAGGTCCTCGAAGGGGAGGTCGTCTCGACGGACATGGATCGGACCGTCGTCGTCCAGCGGGAGTACGACGTCCCGGTCGAGAAGTACGACCGGCTCATGAAGCGTCGCTCCCGGATCCCGGCCCACGTGCCGGGCGTCCTCGAGGGTATCGAGGAGGGCGATACGGTCAAGATTGCAGAGTGTCGACCGCTCTCGAAGACGAAGAGCCACGTCGTGGTCGACGTGGTCAGCGGAGGTGACGCCTGATGGAGGCGCTCAACGCCGACGTCACCCAGGGCCTCGAGAAGGGCTCGATCGTCACCTGTGCCGACAACACCGGCGCACGAGAGCTGAAAGTCATCAGTACCCACGGTTACAGCGGGACGAAGAACCGCCATCCGAAGGCGGGCCTCGGCGACAAGATCACCGTGTCGGTCACCAAGGGGACGCCCGAGATGCGTCGCCAGGTGCTCGAGGCAGTGGTCGTCCGGCAGCGCAAGTCCATCCGGCGACCCGACGGCCAGCGCGTCAAGTTCGAAGACAACGCGGCCGTCATCATCGACGAGAACGAGGAACCCCGCGGAACCGAGATCAAGGGTCCCGTCGCACGCGAGGTCGCCGAGCGGTTCGGCACCATCGCGAGCGCCGCGACGATGATCGTATGAGAGTGATAGTATGAGCAAGCAACCACGCACCCAGCGAAACCAGACCGCGAACGCGGATCTGCACGAGCGCCACGATCAGGTTCGCTCGACGCTCGCCGACGATCTCCGGGAGGAGTACGGCACGCGCCGCGTGCGCGTCAACCAGGGCGACACGGTCGAGGTCATGCGCGGCGACTTCGCCGGCGAGTCCGGCGAGGTGCTGCGCGTCGACCTCAAGGACGCGGTCGTCCACGTCGAGGACGTCACGGTCGAGACCGCCGACGGCGAGGAGGTCCCGCGACCACTCGACGCATCGAACCTCAAGGTCACTGGCCTCGAGGTCGACCGCGATCCCGAGCGAGAATCCCGCATTCGCGGGGAGGACGAAGCATGAGTAACCACCAGAAGCGCCTCTCGGTGCCGAAGTCCTGGCCGGTCGAGCGAAAGACCGAGACGTTCACCGTCAAGGCCGACGCCGGCCCCCACGGCGAGGACGGCGTGCCGCTGGTCGTCCTGCTGCGGGACGTCCTCGGCTACGTCGACTCCCGCAAGGAGGCCCGCTACGCACTCGACGCCGGTTCCGTTCGCGTGAACGGCGACCGCGTCAGCGACGAGGGCCGCCCGATTGGGATGTTCGACATCCTGGCGTTCCTCGAGCGCGAGGAGTACTACCGCGTCTTCCCGGACGAGGGCGGTCGACTCGCCCTCTCCGAGATCGACGAGGAGGCTGCGGGCTCGAAGCTCGGCAAGGTCGTCGGCAAGCGAGACATCGCCGGCGGCGACGTCCAGCTAACCCTCCACGACGGCGAGACGCTCGTCGTCGAGGCCGGGGCGGACTACGCGCCCAAGGACTCCCTGGTCGTCGACAACGAGGACGGCGAGATCGTCGCCCACTTCCCCTACGAGGAGGGCGAACTCGTGACTGCCGTCCGCGGCCAGCACGCCGGCCAGATCGGCGAACTGGAGACGATCGACGTGGCCGCGGGGAGCTCCCCGAACCGCGTCGTCGTCGACGCGCTCGACGGGGAGACCTTCGAGACCGTCGAGGAGTACGTCGTCGTGATCGACGAGAACTTCGTGTCCGACGAGGACGCCTCGGACGAGACCGACGAAGCGGACGAGGCCACTGGCGATTCCGACGCCGACGCGGACGACGAGTCCGCCGAGGACGAGGGAGGTGACGACGAATGAGCCAGTCGGAGTTCCACGAGATGCGCGAGCCGACCGTCGAGAAGGTCGTCGTGCACATGGGCGTCGGCGAGGGCGGTGAGCCGCTCGCGCTGGCCGAGGACATCCTCGGCGAGATAACGAGTCAGCAGCCGGTCCGGACGGTCGCGAAGACCGCCGAGCCGGAGTTCGGGATCCGCGATGGCGACCCCATCGGCGCGAAGGTGACGCTGCGCGGCGAGGACGCCCACGAGTTCCTCGAGACCGCGCTGCCGATCGCCGACGTCTCGAAGCAGCAGTTCGACGACACCGGCAACGTCAGCTTCGGCATCGCCGAGCACACCGAGTTCCCGAGCCAGGAGTACGACCCCTCGATCGGGATCTTCGGGCTCGACGTGACGGTGAACCTCGTTCGACCGGGCTACCGGGTCGCAAAGCGCGACGCGGAGACCCGTTCGATCCCGGCGAACCACCGCCTCGATCCCGAGGACGCCATTGCGTTCGTCGAGTCGACCTACGACGTAGAGGTGACAGCATGAGCGAGAGCGAACAAGACACGTCCCAGGACACGGGCGAGCACGCCGAGAAGCGTACCGGCCAGCTCGAGGCCTGCCGCCGTTGCGGACGCGAGCAGGGCCTCGTCGGCAAGTACGACATCTGGCTGTGCCGACAGTGCTTCCGCGAGATCGCCCGGGACATGGGCTTCAAGAAGTACCGATAACAATGACGGCAGACGATCCACTGGCGAACGCGCTCTCGGG from Salinarchaeum sp. Harcht-Bsk1 includes these protein-coding regions:
- the rpmC gene encoding 50S ribosomal protein L29, whose product is MTEIHPVEVRDMTPAEREAELEELQTELLNAKAVQAAGGAPENPGRIKELRRAVARIKTIQREEGDLDE
- a CDS encoding ribonuclease P protein component 1 — encoded protein: MSLTPASLPRHELVGLPVRVADASDSGMTGIAGRVVAETTSTLSIRGHREGAAGGETRVRQVPKRGTTFEFVLTDEAADGASSPNEGARKGSGTAFKLAADSAAAGESAAHVTVDGARLHAHPAERTETRSDSTWR
- the rplX gene encoding 50S ribosomal protein L24, producing the protein MSKQPRTQRNQTANADLHERHDQVRSTLADDLREEYGTRRVRVNQGDTVEVMRGDFAGESGEVLRVDLKDAVVHVEDVTVETADGEEVPRPLDASNLKVTGLEVDRDPERESRIRGEDEA
- a CDS encoding 50S ribosomal protein L2, coding for MGRRIRGQRRGRGGSVFRAPSHRYKSDKQHKKNEDDDLVSGEVVDIEHDPARSAPIAQVQFEDGDQRLVLAPEGVGVGDQIQVGISASIEPGNTLPLAEIPEGVPVCNVESNPGDGGTFARASGVSARVVTHDRSVTVVQLPSGEVKRLDPDCRATIGVVAGGGRTEKPMVKAGNKYHKVKSRAMTWPRVRGVAMNAVDHPFGGGGRQHPGRPKSVSRDAPPGRKVGDIASRRTGRGGDE
- a CDS encoding 50S ribosomal protein L14, with the protein product MEALNADVTQGLEKGSIVTCADNTGARELKVISTHGYSGTKNRHPKAGLGDKITVSVTKGTPEMRRQVLEAVVVRQRKSIRRPDGQRVKFEDNAAVIIDENEEPRGTEIKGPVAREVAERFGTIASAATMIV
- a CDS encoding 30S ribosomal protein S14: MSESEQDTSQDTGEHAEKRTGQLEACRRCGREQGLVGKYDIWLCRQCFREIARDMGFKKYR
- a CDS encoding 30S ribosomal protein S19, which encodes MSESGYRTGHEGEFTFRGHTLDELQDMSVEDVAELLPARQRRSIERGLSPEKQKLLEDAREAEPEETAQSPLRTHLRDMPILPEMVNLTFAVHDGQDFERVDVEPEMLGHYLGEFQQTRGKVEHGQAGIGATRSSKFVPLK
- a CDS encoding 30S ribosomal protein S4e, giving the protein MSNHQKRLSVPKSWPVERKTETFTVKADAGPHGEDGVPLVVLLRDVLGYVDSRKEARYALDAGSVRVNGDRVSDEGRPIGMFDILAFLEREEYYRVFPDEGGRLALSEIDEEAAGSKLGKVVGKRDIAGGDVQLTLHDGETLVVEAGADYAPKDSLVVDNEDGEIVAHFPYEEGELVTAVRGQHAGQIGELETIDVAAGSSPNRVVVDALDGETFETVEEYVVVIDENFVSDEDASDETDEADEATGDSDADADDESAEDEGGDDE
- a CDS encoding 50S ribosomal protein L23; protein product: MSANSGKAVIKHPLVTEKAMNDMDFENKLQFAVRTDAAKPEIAEAVEEQFEVEVTSVNAHVTMKGYKKAIVELGEDYDADEVASRIGVF
- a CDS encoding 50S ribosomal protein L22, with amino-acid sequence MGISYSVDADPDTTAKAMLRERQMSQKHSKAIAREIKGQTAEDAVAYLEDVVAGEQSVPFREHNSGVGHRSDIDGWDAGRYPEKASEGFLDLLENAIANAEHQGFDGETMEIVHVASHKVGETQGRKPRAMGRAGAWNSPEVDVEIVLAESTDDGGDA
- a CDS encoding 50S ribosomal protein L5, which codes for MSQSEFHEMREPTVEKVVVHMGVGEGGEPLALAEDILGEITSQQPVRTVAKTAEPEFGIRDGDPIGAKVTLRGEDAHEFLETALPIADVSKQQFDDTGNVSFGIAEHTEFPSQEYDPSIGIFGLDVTVNLVRPGYRVAKRDAETRSIPANHRLDPEDAIAFVESTYDVEVTA
- a CDS encoding 30S ribosomal protein S3; the encoded protein is MADEHQFIEDGLQRSQIDEFFADELGRAGYGGMDVAKTPMGTQIVLKAEKPGMVIGKGGENIRSITTTLEEEFDLEDPQIDVQEVDEPDLNARIVADRLANALERGWYFRKAGHTTLERIMDAGALGAEIVLSGKVTGARGRVEKFSDGYIKHNGEPAEEVVDHGQGVAVMKLGTIGVTVKIIPPGAELPDDFEIAEGASTESLEPEEAEAGVEELLEEPDDEDLEELEDAAADADEATGEADLPEEVVEGEEFEDPEIPDDDDVAEELEELEESVEEDLDEETEAAAEELVEEMEEADEAESDDEDTEADDEAEKADADDADEEGDEE